A part of Ooceraea biroi isolate clonal line C1 chromosome 10, Obir_v5.4, whole genome shotgun sequence genomic DNA contains:
- the LOC113562815 gene encoding V-type proton ATPase subunit D-like, whose protein sequence is MQVAKLKKKYGIAIELLVELASLQHNFRVLDQVIKETNRRVNALRYIIIPRLERTLAYIITELDEYEREEFYRLKKIREQKARRRAGKSSHDLTRNPGHADMLDNTEEDLLF, encoded by the coding sequence ATGCAGGTGGCCAAACTGAAGAAGAAATATGGGATAGCGATCGAGCTGCTGGTCGAACTGGCGTCGTTACAGCACAACTTCCGGGTCCTCGACCAGGTAATCAAAGAAACGAATCGTCGCGTGAACGCTCTCCGGTACATCATCATACCGCGATTAGAACGAACCCTTGCATACATCATCACCGAACTCGACGAGTACGAGCGTGAAGAGTTCTATCGTCTTAAGAAGATACGGGAACAGAAGGCAAGACGGCGAGCTGGAAAGTCCTCACATGATCTAACTCGAAACCCGGGCCATGCGGACATGCTCGACAACACGGAGGAGGATCTTCTTTTTTAA
- the LOC105282284 gene encoding frizzled-9: MARKWTRTAGNCKEDSFGLQQGFSTVAAVAAWGLPAAHTIAVLVTRDVDADELTANCFVGQQNTRSLLVLVLVPQFLYLSFGMTFLLIGLASLMLLRRRTVTSALTATSSSSSAAGAVTAASHANPLMRQQREIPGKLSPAEIHRRQKRLLTRVGIFSYLYAVLIICLTSTTFYEWWGRETWLRAPEPSTAPRVPARPLLQVFVLRLVMTLGAGVMSAAWIWWPEVTSVCRRLSRCKQPPHKCHPVPVVHCYSAGTASPVPHQIHHLGHLAPPQHPLLHQQAIAGSQMPHRNHKKYRKHRKYHSGSETQV; the protein is encoded by the exons ATGGCCAGAAAATGGACGAGGACGGCCGGCAACTGCAAGGAGGATAGTTTCGGGTTGCAGCAGGGATTCTCaaccgtcgccgccgtcgcggcCTGGGGTCTGCCCGCTGCACACACCATCGCCGTGCTGGTCACAAGAGATGTCGACGCCGACGAGTTGACCG CGAACTGCTTCGTCGGCCAGCAGAACACGCGCTCCCTGCTGGTGCTGGTGCTGGTGCCGCAgtttctctatctctcatTCGGCATGACGTTTCTGCTGATCGGTTTGGCGTCGCTGATGCTACTACGACGTCGGACGGTGACATCGGCGTTAAccgcgacgtcgtcgtcgtcgtcggcagcGGGAGCGGTGACGGCGGCGTCTCACGCAAATCCGCTGATGCGCCAGCAACGTGAAATACCGGGCAAACTGTCGCCGGCTGAGATACATCGGCGACAGAAGCGGCTATTGACGCGCGTCGGTATCTTCAGCTATCTCTACGCCGTCCTGATAATATGCCTCACCAGCACGACCTTCTACGAGTGGTGGGGCAGGGAGACGTGGCTGCGGGCACCGGAACCGTCGACGGCCCCGCGTGTGCCCGCGCGGCCGCTCCTGCAGGTTTTCGTGCTGCGATTAGTGATGACTCTCGGCGCCGGCGTCATGTCAGCCGCGTGGATCTGGTGGCCGGAAGTGACGAGCGTGTGCCGCAGGCTGTCGCGCTGCAAGCAGCCGCCGCACAAGTGCCATCCGGTGCCGGTCGTGCACTGTTACAGCGCCGGCACCGCCAGCCCGGTGCCGCACCAGATTCATCATCTCGGGCATCTCGCGCCGCCGCAGCATCCCCTGCTGCATCAGCAGGCGATCGCGGGCTCGCAGATGCCGCACAGGAACCACAAGAAGTATCGGAAGCACCGAAAGTATCATTCCGGCAGCGAGACGCAAGTCTGA
- the LOC105282280 gene encoding nuclear nucleic acid-binding protein C1D, which translates to MNADFEELSHDANVIAKLQQFHEAAFKIQDMIELVNNPQLYDKLSNADKIKYNLLLSYSLNSIFWMYLRAEGVDPSNHRIRAENERLKKAMIRAKQISDRITLMPRVDKNAAKRFVRNGLWDPKQKKHKGEEKIEKSEEPPPT; encoded by the exons ATGAACGCTGATTTCGAAGAACTCTCGCACGACGCGAACGTAATTGCTAAGCTGCAACAGTTTCACGAAGCAGCCTTCAAAATTCAGGACATGATCGAACTGGTCAACAACCCACAACTTTATGACAAACTCTCCAATGCAGataagattaaatataatttgctcTTATCCTACAGTCTCAACAGTATATTTTGGATGTACTTACGGGCTGAAG GAGTCGACCCATCGAACCATCGCATCAGAGCAGAAAACGAACGACTGAAGAAAGCAATGATACGAGCTAAACAGATCAGTGATAGAATTACACTTATGCCACGCGTCGACAAAAATGCTGCCAAAAGATTTGTGAGAAATGGTTTATGGGATCCGAAACAGAAGAAGCATAAAGGCgaagagaaaatagaaaagtcaGAAGAACCGCCACCTacgtaa